The genomic segment ATAATTATAGTTGAGTTTTCAAAAGCATATAAAAATTATGTTATAATGTAGCTTTACAGCCAATCGTTGACTATTTTTTATTATTTTTGCCAGCTGAATTATGAGAACCTAATTCAAGGTTTTCATTATAAAAACATTAAATAAAAACAAATGATTTTACCAATTGTAGGATATGGTGATCCTGTTTTAAGAAAAGTAGGAACGGCAATCACGCCAGATTATCCAAACTTAAAAGAGACAATAGCAAACATGTACGAAACAATGTACAATGCTTTAGGAGTTGGACTAGCTGCGCCTCAGGTAGGTCTGCCAATTCGTTTATTTGTTATTGATACAACTCCTTTTAGTGATGATGAGGATTTAGATGAACAGGAACAGAAAGATTTAGAAGGTTTTAAAAGAACTTTTATAAATGCTAAAATCGTAAAAGAAGAAGGTGAGGAGTGGAGTTTTAATGAAGGATGCCTGAGTATACCAGACGTTCGCGAAGATGTTTACAGAAAACCAACTGTTACGATTGAATACTGTGAGGAAGATTTTGTAATGAAAACAGAAGTTTTTGACGGTTTAATTGCCAGAGTTATTCAACATGAATACGACCATATCGAAGGGGTTTTATTTACGGATAAAATATCTTCTTTGAAAAAGCGTTTAATTCAGAAGAAATTAAAAAACATTACCGAAGGTAAAACTTTTCAGGAATACAGAATGAAATTTGCTGCCGCTAAAAAAGGCAGATAAAAAGTTCTTAAATAATTTAAGAACAGCATAAAAGATAAAAATTCTTAATACTAATTTTAATAAACATGAATTTAGACAAAATTTTAGCCATTTCTGGAAAACCAGGTTTATATGTATTGAAGGTGCAGACTCGTACAGGTTTTGTGGCAGAATCATTATTAGACGGAAAAAAAATTACAGTAAACTTAAAAAGTAACGTAAGTTTATTGTCTGAAATTTCAATTTATACACACGAAGGTGAAAAACCGCTGACTGAAGTAATGCAGAAAATTGCAACTAAAGAAAATAAAGGTCAGGCGATTTCTCACAAAGAAGATAATGCAACATTAAGTGCTTATTTTAAAGAAATTTTACCGGAATATGATGAAGAAAGAGTTTATCCTTCAGATATTAAAAAAGTATTAAACTGGTACAATACACTTCAAACAAAAGGTTTAGTTACCGACTTAGCTCCGGCTGCTGCTGAAACTCCAGAAGAAGCTCCAGCAGTTGAAGAAAAACCTAAGAAAGCACCAGCGGCAAAAAAAGCACCGGCTGCAAAAAAGGCTTCAGCTAAAAAAGAAGAGTAGTAATTGTCTACATTCAAAATATATTAATCCTGTCGAGATGTTTTCTAGGCAGGATTTTTTACTTTTACAAGATCTTGGTTTAAACCATAAAAAACTTCAAAAATGAGTAAAGAACTTCAGCTTAAAGCTTTCGAGAGATTATTAATTATAATGGATGAACTTCGTGAACAATGTCCGTGGGATAAAAAACAGACATTGCAGACACTTAGGCATTTGACAATTGAGGAAACTTACGAATTAGGCGATGCTATTCTTGATAATGATCTAAACGAAATAAAAAAAGAACTTGGAGATTTATTACTGCATATTGTTTTTTATGCTAAAATAGGCTCAGAAACTAATGATTTTGACATTGCTGATGTGTGCAATGAAA from the Flavobacterium sp. genome contains:
- the def gene encoding peptide deformylase; this translates as MILPIVGYGDPVLRKVGTAITPDYPNLKETIANMYETMYNALGVGLAAPQVGLPIRLFVIDTTPFSDDEDLDEQEQKDLEGFKRTFINAKIVKEEGEEWSFNEGCLSIPDVREDVYRKPTVTIEYCEEDFVMKTEVFDGLIARVIQHEYDHIEGVLFTDKISSLKKRLIQKKLKNITEGKTFQEYRMKFAAAKKGR
- a CDS encoding DUF5606 domain-containing protein, encoding MNLDKILAISGKPGLYVLKVQTRTGFVAESLLDGKKITVNLKSNVSLLSEISIYTHEGEKPLTEVMQKIATKENKGQAISHKEDNATLSAYFKEILPEYDEERVYPSDIKKVLNWYNTLQTKGLVTDLAPAAAETPEEAPAVEEKPKKAPAAKKAPAAKKASAKKEE